Proteins co-encoded in one Arachis hypogaea cultivar Tifrunner chromosome 11, arahy.Tifrunner.gnm2.J5K5, whole genome shotgun sequence genomic window:
- the LOC112721197 gene encoding uncharacterized protein, protein MTIDRFSNIAFLPNDIWVAIIIQVASNSIRDVCSLRMTCKAARDAGEADIIHRSVFIPPPHATPWWWCLNPEARRFLDRCMAAGNPELLFREALRELFIRCHVAAKYALSMTLLLRRDDNNRKQKGLELYRELDAVGSLADYNAMRFSILTIS, encoded by the exons ATGACAATCGACCGTTTCTCAAATATCGCCTTCCTTCCGAACGACATTTGGGTGGCAATAATCATTCAAGTTGCGTCAAACTCCATTCGCGACGTGTGCAGTCTCAGAATGACCTGTAAGGCTGCACGAGATGCGGGAGAGGCCGATATTATTCACCGCAGTGTTTTCATCCCACCACCGCATGCCACGCCGTGGTGGTGGTGCCTCAACCCGGAGGCAAGGAGATTCTTGGATCGCTGCATGGCAGCTGGCAATCCAGAGCTTCTGTTTCGGGAGGCGCTTCGGGAACTATTCATCAGAT GCCATGTAGCAGCCAAATACGCACTGTCGATGACATTGCTGCTTCGCAGGGACGACAACAACAGAAAACAAAAAGGGCTGGAACTGTATCGCGAGCTTGATGCGGTTGGTTCACTCGCTGATTATAACGCAATGCGTTTTTCAATTCTGACAATCTCGTAG
- the LOC140176071 gene encoding protein FAR1-RELATED SEQUENCE 5-like, with amino-acid sequence MCPLVVFSGVNHHNQTIVFAAALVANENEQTYTWLLQQFLDAMNGKVPGCVITDGHGAMKKAIEAVFPGAYHRLWAWHLLRNATSNLRNPRFTSEFKKCMLFDYEVWEFEDHWHYMVDVLGLSDNQWVSDLYSSRRMWATAHIRGNFFGGFRTTSRCEGLHSMLGKFVQSRHNLRDFIEQFMRCISQMRSREAHSDMLSVVGEPVL; translated from the coding sequence ATGTGTCCACTGGTTGTGTTTTCTGGAGTGAATCACCATAACCAAACAATTGTGTTTGCCGCTGCGCTAGTTGCAAATGAGAATGAGCAAACTTACACCTGGTTGCTGCAACAGTTCCTGGACGCCATGAATGGTAAAGTACCTGGGTGTGTGATAACAGATGGGCATGGAGCGATGAAAAAGGCAATTGAAGCGGTGTTTCCTGGGGCTTATCACCGTTTGTGGGCGTGGCATCTGCTGCGGAATGCCACTTCTAACCTAAGAAACCCCAGATTTACTTCTGAATTTAAGAAATGCATGTTGTTTGATTATGAGGTGTGGGAGTTTGAAGATCATTGGCATTATATGGTGGATGTGCTTGGTCTGTCTGATAATCAATGGGTTTCTGACCTTTACTCTAGCAGAAGGATGTGGGCAACTGCACATATAAGGGGCAACTTCTTTGGGGGTTTTCGTACAACGTCAAGGTGTGAAGGATTGCACTCAATGCTGGGTAAATTTGTCCAGTCTCGCCATAATTTGAGGGACTTTATTGAGCAGTTTATGCGTTGCATATCCCAAATGAGGTCCAGGGAAGCACACTCTGATATGTTATCCGTGGTTGGGGAACCAGTGCTATAG